One window of the Babesia bovis T2Bo chromosome 2, whole genome shotgun sequence genome contains the following:
- a CDS encoding putative integral membrane protein: MQRYIREGTYVPIILFSVILTTCAFQVNHRPLTPYGAIYGQAEGVKVPNLGPIVKGNKVQADGYVVECRGGTSYVVQIANSYKTVLCELGGTLYRKRKLLTINTKVKIEMHIFAPDRGRIVQRLDSLEELLSASKVKR, encoded by the exons ATGCAACGCTACATCAGAGAAGGGACATATGTTCCCATCATCCTGTTTAGCGTCATCCTTACAACGTGCGCATTTCAAGTCAATCATAGACCACTTACACCTTATGGAGCAATATATGGCCAAGCAGAAGGAGTAAAAGTACCCAACCTAGGGCCAATCGTAAAGGGAAACAAGGTACAGGCAGATGGATATGTAGTAGAATGCAGAGGTGGAACGTCATACGTAGTACAGATAGCTAATTCATATAAGACT GTGCTATGTGAACTAGGAGGTACACTATACCGCAAACGCAAGCTGTTGACAATAAATACCAAAGTTAAAATAGAAATGCACATATTCGCACCAGATAGAGGTAGAATTGTACAGCGTTTAGACTCTTTAGAAGAATTGTTATCAGCATCTAAAGTGAAGCGATAG